Proteins from a genomic interval of Stenotrophomonas maltophilia:
- a CDS encoding glutamate--cysteine ligase, with translation MSSPSHVADTPITDRSQLVEVIASGEKPRAQWRIGTEHEKFGFRLDDLRPPTFEGERGIEALLNGLVRFGWEPVQENGNTIALLRDGASVTLEPAGQLELSGAALETIHQTCVETGTHLNEVAQVAGELQLGFLGMGFQPKWKRDEMPWMPKGRYKIMRSYMPKVGSLGLDMMTRTCTVQVNLDYATEADMVKKFRVSLALQPIATALFADSPFTEGKPNGYLSYRSHIWTDTDADRTGMLDFVFEDGFGYERYVDYLLDVPMYFSYRDGIYHDASGQSFRDFMQAKLPVLPGALPTLRDWSDHMTTAFPEVRLKKYLEMRGADGGPWSRLCALPAFWVGLLYDDTALDAAWDLVRDFTLAERHALRDGVPKHAMNLPFRTGSVRDLAREAVKISVEGLKRRAARNADGQDESKFLDVLQEIVESGLTPAERKLALFHGRWHGDVDPVFREFAY, from the coding sequence TTGTCGAGCCCCAGTCACGTCGCCGATACCCCCATTACCGACCGCTCGCAGCTGGTGGAGGTGATCGCCTCCGGCGAAAAGCCCCGCGCGCAGTGGCGCATTGGTACCGAGCACGAGAAGTTCGGATTCCGCCTGGATGACCTGCGGCCGCCGACCTTCGAGGGCGAGCGTGGCATCGAAGCGCTGCTCAACGGCCTGGTCCGCTTCGGCTGGGAGCCGGTGCAGGAGAACGGCAACACCATCGCCCTGCTGCGCGATGGGGCCTCGGTGACGCTGGAACCGGCCGGTCAGTTGGAACTGTCCGGAGCGGCGCTGGAGACCATCCACCAGACCTGCGTGGAGACTGGCACCCACCTCAATGAAGTGGCGCAGGTGGCCGGCGAACTGCAGCTGGGTTTCCTCGGCATGGGCTTCCAGCCGAAGTGGAAGCGCGATGAGATGCCGTGGATGCCGAAGGGCCGCTACAAGATCATGCGCTCGTACATGCCCAAGGTCGGCTCGCTCGGCCTGGACATGATGACCCGCACCTGCACGGTGCAGGTGAACCTGGACTACGCCACCGAAGCGGACATGGTGAAGAAGTTCCGCGTATCGCTGGCACTGCAGCCGATCGCCACCGCGCTGTTCGCCGATTCGCCGTTCACCGAAGGCAAGCCGAACGGCTACCTGAGCTACCGCTCGCACATCTGGACCGACACCGATGCTGACCGCACCGGCATGCTCGACTTCGTGTTCGAGGATGGCTTCGGTTACGAGCGCTATGTCGATTACCTGCTCGATGTGCCGATGTATTTCTCCTACCGCGATGGCATCTACCACGATGCCAGCGGGCAGAGCTTCCGCGATTTCATGCAGGCCAAGCTGCCGGTGCTGCCGGGTGCGCTGCCGACGCTGCGCGACTGGTCGGACCACATGACCACCGCGTTCCCGGAAGTGCGTTTGAAGAAGTACCTGGAAATGCGCGGCGCCGACGGCGGCCCGTGGAGCCGCCTGTGTGCGCTGCCGGCGTTCTGGGTGGGCCTGCTGTACGACGACACCGCGCTGGATGCCGCCTGGGACCTGGTGCGTGATTTCACCCTGGCCGAGCGCCATGCACTGCGCGACGGCGTGCCGAAGCATGCGATGAATCTGCCGTTCCGCACTGGCAGCGTGCGCGACCTGGCCCGCGAGGCCGTGAAGATTTCCGTCGAAGGCCTCAAGCGCCGCGCGGCGCGCAATGCCGACGGCCAGGACGAGAGCAAGTTCCTGGACGTGCTGCAGGAGATCGTCGAGTCCGGCCTGACCCCGGCCGAGCGCAAGCTGGCGCTGTTCCATGGCCGCTGGCACGGCGACGTCGATCCGGTGTTCCGCGAGTTCGCGTACTGA
- a CDS encoding thiol:disulfide interchange protein DsbA/DsbL, with product MRLIFRLLLSVLVLLPLAACAATPANAPLVEGKDYERIAQPGPFQPLAGKIEVVEVFGYTCPHCAHFEPQLAAWAAKLPADVRFTPVPAAFGGAWDAWALAYYAADEVGVAKRSHAAVFKALHQDGSLPMQNVSADELATFYKAYGVTPDRYLQALRGDAVQKKVDAARAFAQRTKVPGTPAIIINGQYLVRGNSFDDQLRIASALIAQARAARGR from the coding sequence ATGAGGTTGATTTTCCGCCTGCTGTTGTCCGTGCTGGTGCTGCTGCCGCTGGCAGCCTGCGCCGCTACCCCCGCCAATGCCCCGCTGGTCGAGGGCAAAGACTACGAGCGCATCGCCCAACCGGGCCCGTTCCAGCCGCTGGCCGGCAAGATCGAGGTGGTCGAGGTCTTCGGCTACACCTGCCCGCACTGCGCCCACTTCGAGCCACAGCTGGCGGCGTGGGCGGCCAAGCTGCCGGCCGACGTGCGCTTCACCCCGGTCCCGGCCGCCTTCGGTGGTGCATGGGACGCCTGGGCACTGGCGTACTACGCCGCCGACGAAGTCGGCGTGGCCAAGCGCAGCCACGCGGCGGTCTTCAAGGCACTGCACCAGGATGGCTCGCTGCCGATGCAGAACGTCTCGGCCGATGAGCTCGCCACCTTCTACAAGGCCTATGGCGTGACCCCGGACCGCTATCTGCAGGCCCTGCGCGGCGACGCCGTGCAGAAGAAGGTCGATGCCGCCCGCGCCTTTGCCCAGCGCACCAAGGTGCCGGGTACCCCGGCCATCATCATCAATGGCCAGTACCTGGTGCGCGGCAACAGCTTCGACGACCAGCTGCGCATCGCCTCGGCGCTGATCGCCCAGGCCCGCGCAGCGCGCGGCCGCTGA
- a CDS encoding thiol:disulfide interchange protein DsbA/DsbL, with product MKIRYALALAALLPILAACKADDGSTNTTAAPAEPAAAPATTEPAAPAAGTEGTAPAAAEGEKAPAEAAPAAAAPAPTTAALTGPAPVEGADYQVIPNGQPFQPAAGKIEVTEIFGYVCPACAAFQPLVGPWKAGLPSDVNFVYVPAMFGGTWDDYARAFYAAQTLGVQEKTHEALYAAIHSQKTLKGERGRDSVDDIAKFYGAYGVDPKQFAATMGSFAVNAKTNSAKQFAQRSQISGTPSIIVNGKYLVKGKSFPDMLRIADHLIARERGAAQAH from the coding sequence ATGAAGATCCGTTACGCCCTCGCCCTCGCAGCGCTGCTGCCGATCCTGGCCGCCTGCAAGGCCGACGACGGCAGCACCAACACCACCGCTGCCCCGGCTGAACCGGCGGCAGCTCCGGCAACCACCGAGCCGGCCGCTCCGGCCGCGGGTACCGAAGGCACCGCTCCGGCGGCTGCCGAAGGCGAGAAGGCCCCGGCCGAAGCGGCGCCGGCTGCCGCCGCACCGGCTCCGACCACCGCCGCGCTGACCGGCCCGGCCCCGGTGGAAGGCGCCGACTACCAGGTGATCCCGAACGGGCAGCCGTTCCAGCCGGCCGCCGGCAAGATCGAAGTGACCGAGATCTTCGGCTACGTCTGCCCGGCCTGCGCCGCGTTCCAGCCGCTGGTTGGCCCGTGGAAGGCCGGCCTGCCGAGCGATGTGAACTTCGTCTACGTGCCGGCCATGTTCGGCGGCACCTGGGATGACTACGCCCGTGCTTTCTACGCCGCACAGACGCTCGGCGTGCAGGAGAAGACCCACGAAGCGCTCTACGCCGCCATCCACTCGCAGAAGACCCTGAAGGGCGAGCGTGGCCGTGACTCGGTGGACGACATCGCCAAGTTCTACGGTGCCTACGGCGTGGATCCGAAGCAGTTCGCCGCCACCATGGGCAGCTTCGCGGTGAATGCCAAGACCAACTCGGCCAAGCAGTTCGCGCAGCGCAGCCAGATCAGCGGCACCCCGTCGATCATCGTCAACGGCAAGTACCTGGTGAAGGGCAAGAGCTTCCCGGACATGCTGCGCATCGCCGACCACCTGATCGCCCGCGAACGCGGTGCGGCCCAGGCCCACTGA
- a CDS encoding c-type cytochrome yields MRHARVLAVSALATAVVVAAAAFAQTTLTPLPDNGPINTASLEVDFSKTHWGDAKAGQTKASACAACHGADGNSTVEMYPSIAGQSERYVAQQMALIANGQRSSGAAVAMVPFVQNLTPQDMRDIGAFFATQKATAGIADDTAVTDGPYKGMKFYEIGQQLYRGGDAKRGLPACMACHGPSGAGNPGPAYPHIGGQHASYVARRLQEYQAGQTNETDKAHFQIMATVAQKLSEQEVQALSSYLQGLHNKADDVATTTPSAQPAAAP; encoded by the coding sequence ATGCGCCACGCTCGCGTTCTTGCCGTATCCGCCCTTGCCACTGCCGTAGTCGTTGCCGCTGCTGCGTTCGCGCAGACCACGTTGACCCCGCTGCCCGACAACGGGCCGATCAACACCGCCTCGCTGGAGGTGGACTTCAGCAAGACCCATTGGGGCGATGCCAAGGCCGGCCAGACCAAGGCTTCGGCCTGTGCGGCCTGCCACGGCGCCGACGGCAATTCCACGGTCGAGATGTATCCGTCCATCGCCGGCCAGAGCGAACGCTACGTGGCCCAGCAGATGGCCCTGATCGCCAACGGCCAGCGCAGTTCCGGCGCGGCGGTGGCGATGGTGCCGTTCGTGCAGAACCTCACGCCGCAGGACATGCGCGATATCGGCGCGTTCTTCGCCACGCAGAAGGCCACCGCCGGTATCGCCGACGACACGGCGGTCACGGACGGCCCGTACAAGGGCATGAAGTTCTACGAGATCGGCCAGCAGTTGTACCGCGGCGGCGACGCCAAGCGCGGCCTGCCGGCCTGCATGGCCTGCCACGGCCCCAGCGGTGCCGGCAATCCGGGCCCGGCCTATCCGCACATCGGCGGTCAGCACGCGAGCTATGTCGCGCGCCGCCTGCAGGAGTACCAGGCCGGGCAGACCAACGAGACCGACAAGGCCCACTTCCAGATCATGGCGACGGTCGCGCAGAAGCTGAGCGAGCAGGAGGTGCAGGCGCTGTCGAGCTACCTGCAGGGCCTGCACAACAAGGCCGACGATGTGGCCACTACCACACCGTCGGCACAACCGGCTGCCGCCCCCTGA
- a CDS encoding Lrp/AsnC family transcriptional regulator, with the protein MATAPVLDSFDRAILDLLQRDNTLPQREIAEAVHLSTPAVQRRIKRLQDSGVIAANVAVVAAAKVGRPLTIIVEVRVVSEQRERVAPFKRRVQEDPAVQQCYSITGDGDFLLLLSAASMDEYEAITERLFGGDDNIERFRTSVALGTLKRSFEVPLLPVL; encoded by the coding sequence ATGGCCACCGCCCCCGTGCTCGACAGCTTCGACCGCGCCATCCTCGACCTGCTGCAGCGGGACAACACCCTGCCGCAGCGCGAAATCGCCGAGGCCGTGCACTTGTCCACCCCGGCCGTGCAACGCCGCATCAAGCGACTGCAGGACAGCGGCGTAATCGCGGCCAATGTGGCAGTGGTCGCCGCCGCCAAGGTCGGGCGACCGCTGACCATCATCGTCGAGGTGCGCGTGGTCAGCGAGCAGCGCGAACGCGTTGCGCCGTTCAAGCGCCGCGTGCAGGAGGACCCCGCCGTGCAGCAGTGCTACTCGATCACCGGCGATGGCGATTTCCTGCTGCTGCTTTCGGCCGCGTCGATGGATGAGTACGAGGCGATCACCGAGCGCTTGTTCGGTGGCGATGACAACATCGAGCGCTTCCGCACATCGGTGGCACTGGGGACGTTGAAGCGGAGTTTCGAGGTGCCGCTGCTGCCGGTGCTGTAG
- a CDS encoding MBL fold metallo-hydrolase, with product MTLRYLPLRGALLLALSSLPLAALAEATSPAPTQQVPGVYHQRIGALQVTALFDGVVALGRQEVVDVPPTLVSRLLEGRYVPEDKKGLQTAINAFLVRQGNHLTLVDTGTAQCFGPGLGQVLGNLRASGVDPAEVDEVLLTHAHPDHLCGVLDAQGKPAYPNATVWLSKADADYWLNPASEATAPKGVRFAFPLARNAVAPYQASGHLRTFSPGDALPGGAVAMDTHGHTPGHVSYRFDSQGQSLLVWGDVLHFHAVQFAHPEAAFEADSDRRAAIASRRGLLQQATANGWWVAGAHLPFPGLGHVRGEGKAYAWVPAEYSPL from the coding sequence ATGACCCTGCGTTACCTGCCGCTGCGCGGCGCCCTGCTGCTGGCCCTGTCGTCCCTGCCACTGGCCGCGCTGGCCGAGGCCACTTCGCCCGCCCCCACCCAGCAGGTGCCTGGTGTCTATCACCAGCGCATCGGTGCACTGCAGGTCACCGCCCTGTTCGACGGCGTGGTCGCGCTGGGCCGGCAGGAAGTGGTGGACGTGCCGCCGACACTGGTCAGCCGCCTGCTGGAAGGCCGCTACGTGCCCGAAGACAAGAAGGGCCTGCAGACCGCGATCAACGCCTTCCTGGTGCGCCAGGGCAACCATCTGACCCTGGTCGATACCGGTACCGCGCAGTGCTTCGGCCCCGGCCTGGGCCAGGTGCTGGGCAATCTGCGCGCCTCCGGCGTGGACCCGGCCGAGGTGGACGAGGTGCTGCTGACCCACGCCCATCCGGACCATCTGTGCGGCGTACTCGACGCGCAGGGCAAACCGGCCTATCCGAATGCCACGGTGTGGCTGTCCAAGGCCGATGCCGATTACTGGCTCAACCCGGCCAGCGAAGCCACCGCGCCGAAGGGCGTGCGCTTCGCCTTCCCGCTGGCACGCAACGCGGTGGCGCCGTACCAGGCCAGCGGCCACCTGCGCACCTTCAGCCCTGGCGATGCCCTGCCCGGTGGCGCGGTGGCGATGGACACCCATGGCCACACCCCCGGCCATGTCTCCTACCGGTTCGACAGCCAGGGCCAGTCACTGCTGGTGTGGGGTGATGTGCTGCACTTCCATGCGGTGCAGTTCGCGCATCCGGAAGCGGCGTTCGAGGCGGATTCGGACCGAAGGGCGGCCATCGCCAGCCGTCGCGGGCTGCTGCAGCAGGCCACCGCCAACGGCTGGTGGGTGGCCGGTGCGCATCTGCCGTTCCCCGGCCTGGGCCATGTGCGTGGCGAGGGCAAGGCCTATGCGTGGGTACCGGCAGAGTATTCGCCGTTGTGA
- the yihA gene encoding ribosome biogenesis GTP-binding protein YihA/YsxC, translating to MSLLIERARYHLSAHNVRQLPPDEGAEVAFAGRSNAGKSSALNALTRQNALARVSKTPGRTQQLVFFQITPEAHLVDLPGYGYAKVPLDLQAHWQAFIDRYFRTREALKGLVVVMDIRHPLKDYDRQMLSYAVQRGMPAHALLTKADKLSRSQQMQTLQKVRKELHSAYGDSVSVQVFSGEDRTGVDEARGVIGGWLGLA from the coding sequence ATGTCATTGCTCATCGAACGCGCCCGTTACCACCTTTCGGCCCACAACGTGCGGCAGCTGCCGCCCGATGAAGGGGCCGAAGTGGCCTTTGCCGGCCGCTCCAACGCCGGCAAGTCCAGTGCGCTCAACGCGCTGACCCGCCAGAACGCGCTGGCCCGTGTCTCCAAGACGCCCGGCCGCACCCAGCAGCTGGTGTTCTTCCAGATCACCCCGGAAGCCCATCTGGTCGACCTGCCCGGTTACGGCTACGCCAAGGTGCCGCTGGACCTGCAGGCGCACTGGCAGGCCTTCATCGACCGGTATTTCCGTACCCGCGAGGCCCTGAAGGGGCTGGTGGTGGTGATGGACATCCGCCACCCGCTGAAGGACTACGACCGGCAGATGCTGTCCTATGCCGTACAGCGCGGCATGCCGGCGCACGCCCTGCTGACCAAGGCCGACAAGCTCAGCCGCAGCCAGCAGATGCAGACCCTGCAGAAGGTACGCAAGGAACTGCATTCGGCCTATGGCGACAGCGTCAGCGTGCAGGTGTTCTCCGGCGAGGACCGCACCGGCGTGGACGAAGCCCGCGGCGTGATCGGCGGCTGGCTGGGCCTGGCGTAA
- a CDS encoding EamA family transporter → MQTSRLAPMLPALAVLGSVTSLAIGTSYAKHLFPLIGAQGTSALRVGFSALLLLLFWRPWRWKTSRVDAITILRYGLTLGLMNLLFYMALRTIPFGIAVAIEFTGPLTVAMLSSRRPIDFLWVGCAAVGLLLLLPIGGGPALDPAGVLYAMGAAACWGLYIVFGKRAGHLHAGHSVSLGLLAASLAVVPVGVVHAGAALLDPKILAAGLLVALVSSAIPMSLEMMALKRLPKETFGILISMEPAVAALWAMLLLHEHLHGLQWLAIGCTVLASVGSTMTARRLKVPAAA, encoded by the coding sequence ATGCAGACCTCACGACTCGCGCCGATGTTGCCAGCGCTGGCGGTGCTCGGCTCGGTCACCTCGCTGGCCATCGGCACCTCCTACGCAAAACACCTGTTCCCACTGATCGGCGCCCAGGGCACCAGTGCGCTGCGCGTGGGCTTTTCAGCGCTGTTGCTGCTGCTGTTCTGGCGGCCATGGCGCTGGAAGACCAGCCGCGTGGATGCCATCACCATCCTGCGCTACGGGCTCACCCTGGGCCTGATGAACCTGCTGTTCTACATGGCCCTGCGCACGATTCCCTTCGGCATCGCGGTGGCCATCGAGTTCACCGGGCCGCTGACGGTGGCGATGCTGTCATCACGACGTCCGATCGATTTCCTCTGGGTGGGCTGCGCGGCGGTGGGGCTGCTGTTGCTGCTGCCGATCGGCGGCGGGCCGGCACTGGACCCGGCCGGTGTGCTGTACGCGATGGGCGCGGCGGCCTGCTGGGGCCTGTACATCGTGTTCGGCAAGCGTGCCGGTCATCTGCATGCCGGGCACTCGGTCTCGCTGGGGTTGCTGGCGGCGTCACTGGCGGTGGTGCCGGTGGGCGTGGTGCATGCCGGTGCCGCGCTGCTCGACCCGAAGATCCTGGCCGCCGGGCTGCTGGTGGCGCTGGTGTCCAGCGCGATCCCGATGTCACTGGAGATGATGGCGCTCAAGCGCCTGCCGAAGGAGACCTTCGGCATCCTGATCAGCATGGAACCGGCGGTGGCCGCGCTGTGGGCGATGCTGCTGCTGCACGAACACCTGCACGGGCTGCAGTGGCTGGCGATCGGCTGCACGGTGCTGGCCTCGGTGGGCAGCACGATGACGGCAAGGCGGTTGAAGGTACCGGCCGCCGCCTGA
- a CDS encoding helix-turn-helix transcriptional regulator: protein MTAMLPPATALLAEMASLAGCARAEGYACITARREHGASSVEIPQPQFAILLEGRKQVRTAHQSLEFVPGDILLLTQRCRIDVVNSPDPRSGRYLSAIVPLCAEVLAAARTLWSEELPAPGQAMARLPLIDHGTVLRQWRQSLQDGRYSEARLALTSLVLTLCRQGHGNLLLPQAPSLGEQIRDRIAAEPARDWQSRDVEEQFALSGATLRRRLAAEDTSLRQLLTEARLAHGMQLLYTTDLPLKTVAARAGYRSAASFSKRFAEQYGLAPTDI from the coding sequence ATGACCGCCATGCTGCCCCCGGCCACCGCACTGCTGGCCGAGATGGCCAGCCTGGCCGGCTGCGCACGCGCCGAAGGTTATGCGTGCATCACCGCCCGTCGCGAGCATGGCGCCAGCTCGGTGGAGATTCCGCAACCGCAGTTCGCGATCCTGCTGGAAGGCCGCAAGCAGGTGCGTACCGCACACCAGTCTCTGGAGTTCGTTCCCGGCGATATCCTGCTGCTGACCCAGCGTTGCCGCATCGATGTGGTCAACAGCCCCGACCCACGCAGCGGCCGTTACCTCAGCGCCATCGTGCCGCTGTGTGCCGAAGTGCTGGCAGCCGCACGCACGCTGTGGAGCGAGGAGCTTCCCGCCCCGGGCCAGGCGATGGCGCGACTGCCGTTGATCGACCATGGCACAGTGCTGCGCCAGTGGCGGCAATCGCTGCAGGACGGCCGTTACAGTGAAGCACGATTGGCCCTGACCTCGCTGGTGCTGACCCTGTGCCGGCAGGGCCACGGCAATCTTCTGCTGCCGCAGGCGCCGAGCCTGGGCGAACAGATCCGCGACCGCATCGCCGCCGAACCGGCCCGCGATTGGCAATCACGCGATGTGGAAGAGCAGTTCGCACTGAGCGGAGCAACCCTGCGCCGTCGTCTCGCTGCCGAGGACACCAGCCTGCGCCAGCTGCTCACCGAGGCGCGGCTGGCGCATGGCATGCAGCTGCTCTACACCACCGACCTGCCGCTGAAGACCGTGGCAGCGCGCGCAGGCTACCGGTCTGCGGCGAGTTTCAGCAAGCGCTTCGCCGAGCAGTACGGACTGGCTCCCACAGACATCTGA
- a CDS encoding VIT1/CCC1 transporter family protein encodes MSRHSRHPELHRSERVGWLRAAVLGANDGIVSVAGLVVGVAASGASAATILATGVAGTVAGAMSMAAGEYVSVQTQADTEDADLAMEKRELHEDPHSELEELAAIYRHRGLEPALARQVAEQLTAHDALGAHARDELGITDTLRARPLQAALASAGAFTCGAALPVLTALLAPVDKVAMMTTASTLLGLCLTGAMAAQAGGAPPVRGAIRVMFWGALAMAAAAGVGRLLGAHVI; translated from the coding sequence ATGAGCCGCCATTCACGACACCCCGAACTGCACCGCTCCGAGCGCGTCGGCTGGCTGCGCGCCGCCGTGCTGGGCGCCAACGACGGCATCGTCTCGGTGGCAGGCCTGGTGGTCGGCGTGGCTGCCAGCGGCGCCTCGGCTGCGACCATCCTGGCCACCGGCGTGGCGGGCACCGTGGCCGGCGCGATGTCGATGGCTGCCGGCGAGTATGTCTCGGTGCAGACCCAGGCCGACACCGAAGACGCCGACCTGGCGATGGAAAAGCGCGAACTGCACGAAGATCCTCACAGCGAGCTGGAAGAGCTGGCTGCGATCTACCGCCACCGTGGCCTGGAGCCGGCGCTGGCACGGCAGGTGGCCGAACAGCTCACCGCCCACGACGCACTGGGCGCCCACGCCCGCGACGAGCTGGGCATCACCGATACCCTGCGCGCCCGCCCTCTGCAGGCAGCGCTGGCCTCGGCCGGCGCCTTCACCTGCGGTGCGGCACTGCCGGTGCTGACCGCGCTGCTCGCACCGGTCGACAAGGTCGCGATGATGACCACCGCCAGCACCCTGCTCGGCCTGTGCCTGACCGGCGCGATGGCGGCCCAGGCCGGCGGCGCACCGCCGGTACGCGGCGCGATCCGGGTGATGTTCTGGGGCGCGTTGGCGATGGCCGCCGCCGCCGGTGTCGGTCGCCTGCTCGGCGCACACGTGATATGA
- a CDS encoding endonuclease/exonuclease/phosphatase family protein, whose protein sequence is MLTANIQAGSSTRRYSDYVTRSWSHALPAGRKRSSLDAIATLAREHDIVGLQEADPGSLRSGFTNQTHYLAQRAGFNYWSHQPNRRMGGVASSANGLLSKLEPVEVQDHALPGRIGGRGVLLAKFGDGADGLAVAVAHLSLGAGSRMSQLGFIAELLSDHPNAVLMGDFNCLAERPEMQVLYQKTRLQPPGCIVPTFPSWRPDRAIDHILVSSGLQTRTVEAVPAAFSDHLALAMQIDVPADALR, encoded by the coding sequence TTGCTGACGGCCAACATCCAGGCTGGCTCAAGTACCCGCCGCTACAGCGACTATGTGACCCGCAGCTGGTCACATGCGCTGCCGGCGGGTCGCAAGCGCAGCAGCCTGGACGCGATCGCCACCCTGGCGCGCGAACATGACATCGTCGGCCTGCAGGAGGCCGACCCCGGCAGCCTGCGCTCGGGCTTCACCAACCAGACCCACTACCTGGCCCAGCGCGCCGGCTTCAATTACTGGAGCCACCAGCCGAACCGGCGCATGGGCGGGGTCGCCTCCAGCGCCAACGGGCTGCTGAGCAAGCTGGAACCGGTGGAAGTGCAGGACCACGCCCTGCCCGGCCGCATCGGCGGGCGCGGCGTGCTGCTGGCCAAGTTCGGCGATGGTGCTGATGGTCTGGCGGTGGCAGTGGCGCATCTGTCGCTGGGCGCGGGCTCGCGGATGTCGCAGCTGGGCTTCATCGCCGAGCTGTTGTCCGACCACCCCAACGCGGTGCTGATGGGCGACTTCAACTGCCTGGCCGAGCGCCCGGAAATGCAGGTGCTGTACCAGAAGACACGGCTGCAGCCGCCCGGTTGCATCGTGCCGACCTTCCCCAGCTGGCGCCCGGACCGCGCCATCGACCACATCCTGGTCAGCAGCGGGCTGCAGACCCGCACTGTGGAAGCCGTACCGGCCGCGTTCTCCGATCACCTCGCCCTGGCGATGCAGATCGACGTCCCGGCCGACGCCCTGCGCTGA
- a CDS encoding M23 family metallopeptidase, which translates to MSTTPSPAHRLRRWMLRGLWLAIALVAAMTLWNSPWVAAPKMLWALSRMPPATELPVPVEGIRPRQIADTFGAPRGRDRSHAGIDIFARRGTPVRSATAGVIADVSERGLGGRQVWVIGPSRERYYYAHLDDWAEGLARGQVVQAGDLLGHVGDSGNAKGTPPHLHWGIYGTDGARDPLPLLR; encoded by the coding sequence ATGAGCACAACGCCGTCCCCCGCCCACCGCCTGCGCCGCTGGATGCTGCGCGGCCTGTGGCTGGCCATTGCCCTCGTTGCGGCGATGACGCTGTGGAACAGCCCGTGGGTGGCCGCACCGAAGATGCTGTGGGCACTCTCGCGGATGCCGCCGGCCACCGAGCTGCCGGTGCCGGTGGAAGGCATCAGGCCCAGGCAGATCGCCGATACCTTCGGCGCACCACGCGGCCGTGACCGCTCGCACGCTGGCATCGACATCTTCGCCAGGCGTGGCACGCCGGTGCGCAGCGCCACGGCCGGTGTCATCGCGGATGTCAGCGAACGCGGGCTCGGCGGGCGCCAGGTCTGGGTGATCGGGCCCTCCCGCGAACGCTACTACTACGCCCACCTGGACGACTGGGCCGAGGGCCTGGCGCGTGGCCAGGTGGTCCAGGCTGGCGACCTTCTCGGCCACGTCGGCGACAGCGGCAACGCCAAGGGCACGCCGCCGCACCTGCACTGGGGCATCTACGGCACCGACGGCGCGCGCGATCCACTCCCGCTGCTGCGCTGA